ATCAGCAGAACCAATGTCAGCACATCTTACTTTACTGAATATGTACGTCTTAAGATCAAACTTTAATGATCCAGTGTAGAATTATGGCTAAAAAGACTTCTGTATGGATCAACAGTGTGCAAACTTTTCCTTTGATGCGATGTTAAACACATGAGGTTTTAGGTTCTGTTTAGGTTGCATTATAGGGGATAACGTGCGAGCTTcttctgcgcatgcgcgcgcGCCGATTCCCACGGCGCGCGTTTTATCCACAGTCTGCGTCCACCGCGCATCGCAGCTGAGCGCGTCTCCTTCCTCCCCATGCGCTCCGTCACATCTGAGACGGTCGTGGACATGAAGGGAGCGGAATCGCTCTTTGAAATCCACCAGGAGCAGAGAGTAGAACTGGAACATCAATAATCGGTGGAATTTTCATAATCCATATGAAGAAGACAAAAGTAAGTCACAGCTGGAAATGTAACTGCAAATCGACTAACCACTTTACCAAGTTATAATGTATTATGTTAATATTAATCATGGTTATGTTTCAAGTATAACCAAGTAtaactaaaaataaattaaatttaaaataaccTGGTTTCGTTTCAAGTGTAGAATGAGCTGGGACCTGTTGAGAGGGTTCACTTCCTAACGGATGTACAGTAATGTTTACAACTGACTTGAAAGTATAGAGTCCGTCGTTCTggcatttttattcagtttcCTCCTAAACCGAACGAGCCTTTTCTTAACATTAATCCGATCGACAGACTCTGTTTCTGAATGAACTGAAACTGAAATCCAGATGATGTTAACTGAGACTTTGACTTTTTCGTTTTGTGACTGTTTATTTTCGAACGTGTGCTTTCAGATTGGAGAGAGTCCTTGTgtcctcctgctgctgttttCCAGTCTTGTGGCGAGTGATGGTGAAGGCAGGACTCCTGTCACTGATGATGTGGCCACTCTTAACCTATTGGTAGGTCGGGTCATATTAGGAGAAATCAAATCTCCATCACAGACCACCTATTATTTGAGATTCTGAAATGTGAGAATATGTTGCGGGGCAATGAGTGCATTATAATAACCAGACGACAATGTGAAGAAGAGCTATATTTGAGTCAAGTGGTCTGTTCCTCAACAGAAGGAAAACATCCCCAAAGACTACAGAATCCCAATTCATTACATCCCTAAGGAGCTGGTAAGTTTGGCAAATCTACAAGTATTCTGGTATTGAAGGAAAATCTAGTAGATCATACAAATGAATATTGACAGAACATTGCAACAGAAGAATCGAACAATGGCGCTTACATTAGATTAATAGCTGATAAGCGCTGCTGAGTGTATCTAGTAGCTTTATACCTGCTTGCTTAATGCTTTCAGGCAGGGCAGTGTTGGCTTCAACTCAACATTTATCCTGTGGAGAGGAGCCTCAGTCAGCTGGCCAGTAAGTTTGGCAACCTGTCCACCAACCGAGAGAATATAACTATTTTCATCACCATGCTGCAAGGACTCCGCTTGATGATTGACGACGAGGAGCTGGTGACTTCTGCAAACTTTTTATTCATCAcgtcattttgtgtttatttggaGGCCACTATACATATGCATTtatcgttttcttttttttttttatatatatataccaagGAGTCAACAATGCTGGTGTATAAATGCCATTTCAGAAGAGTCACCTGGGCAACAGGCCCTTACTTTGACTACATCAAGGAGTTTTTTGGTGCCGCTGCCAAGACCCCTGGGAAATTATCCTGTGTTCCTCCACCCTGCCCACGCCCTTCACAGTCGCCTACAGGTCTGAGGCATGCACAAAGATGCAAACATGCTTTGCTTCCCCTTCTTCATAACACTGAAGCTGATGAGCATTGTCCTGTAAGGTGGAGACAGTTGGGGCCATACACAGGAGAGTCCGAGGAGAAGACATCTGGCCATCATTTTCATTGCTGTTTCTGTCATCCTCTCATTCAGTCTGTGGATGGTAAAAGTCTGTCTAATCGTTTCTCTGAGCCGTGACTCTGTGTCACGCCAACACGCTGATCTCTCGCTATATCTATTCATGTTGCAGGTGGCCAGAAGTCGAGGACGTTGTGCAAATGGATGCTGCAGAACGAGGTCTATGACCTCAGTGTCCCATGGCACAACAATACCTGGAGGACAACAGGACCTGACACAGATAACGTATGTTAATTAACTCATCAAAGCTCATGGTTCATACTTGTCACTTGTCCAGTGTCGACACATGTAAAGTTAACATTTGGAAGCTACTCAGTTTGGTTTAGCATTAAAGTGTCAATCTGGAAGGACAGGCAGTATCTTCAAATTTGACGTCCAGGTTCTCTTTGTAAGAAAGATTATCACGCCTGTACTAGGTCCTGTAAGAAAAATCTCATGAATTTGGAGGATTTTGTTCTCTAGTATCTGAGGATTATGAATGGGCTGTACAAAGAAGCAATGCTCAAAAAGGCCAGGTGGGTTTTGCTTCAGGGCTCATACTCTATGAAAGTGTTAAGAAAAACTTAAACCAAACATTGTCTCTCACTAATGTGATTACGTTTGATCTTGTTCCTAAATTGTCACCCTAATGAAGACCCCAAGGTAGTCATATATACGTTGCAGAGAGATTGTGTCTACCAGCCAGGTCTGGACATATCTAGAGATGTATTTAAGTTATGGGCtctactgtatctgaagtctctttccgaaattcagccatggtgcagaatttgagtcagtttcacaatgagatttccccatgaagcaccgtttcggtgtctatagctttaaatgttaatgaggaggagaggggcggggcgagGAGCAGAGAGGCCTATAGATGTTGCTGGGGCTTTCACCAACCACCAAAGTGACAGAactaaaataatcatttgtgctcatttttacattttgcacattttgaagccatgatggtcagtggacagacagaaaaacatcaTCTCCAGATTAAGATTCTGGGCAGAcgaagcatgagaaacaggaggtgacctttccccttatggtGACATAAGGAGACAAACTCCAGATccggccgtctgagctgctgcaaaAATTAGATTGCGCCATTTTTATTCTGTCAGTCAGTCCTAACTGTACAATCAAagttgtacaataaaaaaagctaaatggTTAATTGCTCAAGCGACACCTTCTAACCTGAGACCTACTGGTAAGACCTGCATGTCATGGACAACATGCGGCTGTTTCTATTTACATTGTACTGGTGTGTTGCTGAATGCCAGCATGGTCAGGGATGGGGTGGGGACTTTTTTGATACTGGGACGTATGCAGCTCGAGGGACAAAGCTAGCTGCTAATGCTAGGTGATGCTAGGtggttagcatgctagcttcaGTCAATAAAGTCGCAATGCAGTACATGTTGCACATTTGTCATTGCAGCAAAACTGTTAATTCTGAATGGTGTAAAAAACTGATCGTAATTCCTAAAAATTTGTACAAATTGCTTCTTTAACAAtgcaatttatgtttttttccccattttgtaAATCATAGGAACAGAAAGAATTCCATAGCATCACAGGACACAGAGGTATGAAGCCCCAGAGAAGTCCCACTTGTCCAATGCAGTTCACAGAAAGACGCTACTTCATTTCAGCGGCGCGGGCAGCTCAGCTGAATAAATGGAATGCATGTAGACTCGCATGCAAAACTGGTGGACATTCTAAACATTACATATCAACACTCGCTCAAGCCTTTCAGACACGCCAAGCGTGATCATTTACTAGCCACAAGCCTGGAAAACAGGAAACATCATGTTGAGGAGGCCTGAATGACCGCATTGCATAGGACGCATTGTGGGGAGGTAGGGGGGTCTTAATCGTAGGGGTTGTGTGGAAGGAAGGCATCTGGTTCACTGCCTGAGGCAGCCTCTACAACTGACAGAAGCGACGATCGTCCGCCCTCCAGGCCTGATCCGGACCACATGAATGGCTTTTTGTCAGCAGACTCTATTGCACAGTTGCGTGGAGTTTATGTTTCTGCTCTGTCTCACCAGAACGACCCTCTGAAGCAGGGCAGAACAGACCATCCTCTTGTCCAGAACTGTTTTGACTGGGAAAGTTGTACGCAAAGAGCCATTGAAGTTCTACACATTCCTGGATAGATAGCGAAGGACCTGCCTCTGTCCAAACCGTCTTGTTTCTTCCGGCAGCTTTGGCTCTTTTGATCTCTCGTTGGCCTGGCAGAGGGTTTTCCCGGTGAATTGTCTGAGTCTCTGAAAGTGTGTCTGGTGACTGGGAGGAGAGGCTGAGACATTAATCAGTGTGTGAGACTAACCACATTtcactgactcacacacacacacaaagtaaaagACTTTATTGTTATGATGATTGCAGCTTAAGAGTCAGAGGGG
The Denticeps clupeoides chromosome 15, fDenClu1.1, whole genome shotgun sequence DNA segment above includes these coding regions:
- the kitlgb gene encoding kit ligand b, producing MKKTKIGESPCVLLLLFSSLVASDGEGRTPVTDDVATLNLLKENIPKDYRIPIHYIPKELAGQCWLQLNIYPVERSLSQLASKFGNLSTNRENITIFITMLQGLRLMIDDEELESTMLVYKCHFRRVTWATGPYFDYIKEFFGAAAKTPGKLSCVPPPCPRPSQSPTGGDSWGHTQESPRRRHLAIIFIAVSVILSFSLWMVARSRGRCANGCCRTRSMTSVSHGTTIPGGQQDLTQITNRKNSIASQDTEV